A region of Macadamia integrifolia cultivar HAES 741 unplaced genomic scaffold, SCU_Mint_v3 scaffold108, whole genome shotgun sequence DNA encodes the following proteins:
- the LOC122062598 gene encoding probable xyloglucan endotransglucosylase/hydrolase protein 26, whose protein sequence is MANLQALFISLAVSLFALIINLSYVNATFPKSVYFTWGAQQAAIGGNGEDLQLVLTNWSGSGVSTKRPFLFGSIEMLIKLVPGNSSGTVTAYYLSSGGDKHDEIDYEFLGNTSGQPYTIHTNVFAQGIGGKEEQFKPWFDPTSDFHNYTIHWNPSEIVWFIDSIPIRVFRNYESQGIPFPNKQGMKSYSSIWNADNWATQGGRIKIDWKSAPFVAHFRRFRARACKWRGPVSITQCAAVTPANWWTSPVYSKLTYNQIGQMQSVRNNYMIYNYCTDSKRFKGNFPLECSLPQY, encoded by the exons ATGGCCAACTTACAAGCTCTTTTCATCAGTCTTGCTGTCTCTTTGTTTgcactcatcatcaatctcagtTATGTGAATGCCACATTTCCCAAGAGTGTTTACTTTACCTGGGGAGCTCAACAAGCTGCGATTGGGGGTAATGGTGAAGATCTTCAGCTTGTCTTGACCAATTGGTCAG gatctggaGTTTCAACAAAACGGCCGTTCCTCTTTGGTAGCATAGAAATGCTCATCAAATTAGTACCTGGAAATTCTTCCGGCACTGTTACCGCCTACTAT TTGTCTTCCGGTGGTGACAAGCATGATGAAATAGACTATGAGTTCTTGGGGAATACATCAGGACAACCTTACACTATCCACACGAATGTCTTCGCTCAAGGCATTGGAGGCAAAGAAGAGCAATTCAAGCCATGGTTTGACCCAACTTCTGATTTCCACAACTACACTATCCATTGGAACCCTAGCGAGATTGT GTGGTTTATTGATAGTATTCCAATCCGAGTCTTCAGGAACTATGAGAGTCAAGGCATTCCTTTTCCAAATAAGCAAGGGATGAAGTCTTATTCAAGCATATGGAATGCTGATAACTGGGCAACACAAGGTGGGCGTATAAAAATTGACTGGAAGAGTGCACCCTTTGTAGCTCACTTTAGAAGGTTCAGGGCAAGGGCTTGCAAGTGGAGGGGACCTGTTAGCATCACCCAATGTGCTGCCGTAACTCCTGCAAACTGGTGGACTTCCCCTGTTTACAGCAAGCTGACTTACAACCAAATTGGTCAGATGCAGTCGGTCAGAAACAACTACATGATTTACAATTATTGCACTGATTCTAAAAGATTCAAGGGGAACTTTCCCCTTGAATGCTCTTTACCTCAATATTAG